A segment of the Amia ocellicauda isolate fAmiCal2 chromosome 5, fAmiCal2.hap1, whole genome shotgun sequence genome:
TAAGAATTTTTTGCTgctgtgtttttggttttgcaCTGATCGGTTTGTTACCTTTTCTCAGGTATCACCGGTTATGGAACACCACGAAGATGATAAACAACCTGTAGTTTTTAGAGAGGAGAAcaagagaaggaggaggaagatgaAAGCTTTTACCTCAAATGCTTTAGTTGCAATGGATCAAATAGCCATTGAATTTATATTGCCCACATCCAACAAATGCAATAAAGTACCAGAAAGCCTAATTCTTGACATTGCAGGGAACTGTACAGTCGACCAGGTTAAAACTCAAGTGTGGATGAAAGCAGTTTCAGCAAACCTGTGTCCGGAGTTTTATCAGACTTATACTCCTGACCAGTGCATTCTGCTTTATCAGAAGAAGGGACACTGGTATGAGATATATGACAAACACCAGGTATTTCAGACACTGGACTGCATACGCTACTGGAGAGCACTGAAGAAAGATCTAGGAAGAATCCATTTGGCTTCCAGACCGCAACCAACAGAAGAATCAAAGCAGTATCAAAATTACTTGAATTATCTGATTGGTTATGATGTCACAGATGTGAGCAACGTGCATGACGATGAACTGGAATTCACTAGGAGAAAGTTATTGACGCCAAGGATTATTGAACTAACAGACCGGGACCCCAACCTTTATTCCATGGACCCCTGGATAACATCAAAGCCTCTTCCAGAATACCTACTGAGTAAGATCAGCAATAATCATATTTTAGTTGTCATACACAGACATTCTGCAAGTCAGACCATAAAGGTGTCCATTGATGACACTCCTCAACAGATTCTTCAGACTTTCTTCACCAAGATTGCCAAGAAACGGGCATTACTTGGCATTCCAGAGGAGGTCAGTGAAGTGGATTTTGTTCTGAGAGTCTGCGGTCGGGAAGAGTACATTTTTGGTAACCATGCCATTAAGAATTTTTACTGGGTGAGACAGTGCCTGAAAAATTCTGAAGAGATCCACCTGGTTCTGGAGTCTGCGCCAAACCCTGACCAGGATGTGGTTCAGCTGGAAGACTGGTCGCTCGTTGACGATCGCACAGGTGTTGCTGGCTCCCATGAACAACTGACCATTGATGAAAAAGACCATGAGAAAGTGTTCACTATTTCCATGTGGGACTGCAACAGAAAATTTCGTGTCAAGGTTCTCGGCATAGACATTCCTGCCCTGCCTCGAAACTCTGAATTGATTGTTTTTGTGGAGGCCACTATTTTCCATGGACAGCAGCTGCTGGCACAGGAGAGGACCTCCTCGAAGCCATTCACCGAGGAGGTGCTTTGGAACGCATGGCTGGAGTTTAACATCAAGATTAAAGACCTGCCCAAAGGCGCTCGGCTAAGCTTGCAGGTGTACTGTGGGAAGGCTCAAACTCAGACGGCCAAGACGAGTTATCAGGAAAGCGTCAACCACGATTCCAAATGCAAGAACCGCTTACTGTATTACGTCAACCTCATGCTGGTAGACCACCGGTCACTCCTGAGGCAAGGCGAGTACATCCTGCACATGTGGAAGATGCCGGAGAAGAGCGAAGATCACAGCAGTGTCAATGCAGACAAGCTCACCTCTGCCACCAACCCTGACAAAGACAACTCTCTGGCCATAGCCATACTATTGGATAAGTATTGTTACCCCATCGCTCTTCCAAAAAGTCGGGATTCTGTGGAGGTGGAAGGGGAAAGGGGGAAGCGGGAGATGCCGAATCACCTGCGCAAGCAGTTTGAGCAGATCGTCAGAACTGACCCCCTGCACCCACTGAGCCCAGAGGACAAGGAACTGCTGTGGCACTTCAAGCAAGAGTGCATGAGATTCCCTAAAGCCTACCCCAAATTTCTGAGCTCTGTGAAATGGGGGAAACATGAAGCAGTGTTGGCCACACATCAGCTGCTAGAGAAATCTGATACATGGGATCGCAGTGCTCTGGACGTGGGCCTGGCCATGCAGCTGCTGGACTGCAACTTCTCGGATGCGAATGTCCGTACGATGGCTGTGAGGAAGCTGGAGACCCTGGGAGATGATGACGTGCTGCGTTACCTCCTCCAGCTCGTGCAGGTACAAcactttcatttcagtttgCAGCTCTTGTTAATATTTGCATGTGGCTTAAGCCATTTTTCCATCACATGAATGTGAAACCAGGGATTCATTGTTTTCCGCTgtatacacatttaaatcagCTCTCATGTtatgctgcctcacagctcctgggacCCATGTTCGATTCAGTCAGACACCCACATCCTGTGAAGAATTTGCCTGTACTCCCCATGTCCACGAGCCCCCCCCCGGCTCTTCAATATTCCATCTGCCCCCCACTCTTCAATACACGATCAAAAAATTAATGTCACAGTTTTGTAACCCAGTATCATATTTTAACATTGCTCTTCTTAATAGGTTACAGTGTTGTCTATGCATTTCTTAACATTAGCGACACTTATGTAATGGGCTGTGGACTTGACTGAGGTGGGAGGGGGGTACAGTGTTGATGGGGCCTGACATGGCAGAGGACTGATTAGGGactaatttattattatcatcataataatctaattatttattatcagcCCTTACCAATGGCcatttacagttgaaacaaaatatacacatttcaaaacacattttacaagaaatgcaaaacataaatGCATACAACATAAGCCataattaatgtaaactctAATGAAGTAGAGGACACAGTGCAGGATTCTGTTAAGGCAAAAGTTCAAATCAAGCAGAAATGTGGTCATAGTTACATAAAAGCTGAGCACAGTGGGGGTCAGAGCAGGCAGGATTAGTAGTCGAGAATCAGTTATAGTAAAGGCGATTTGAAGTGCAAGAATAAGCACAGAAGATATAAGGAGCTATAGAAGGGAATGTCAAGGTGGGGAGTAAGTAATGGAAATTGCCTGAATATTGAGGATAAAGCAGGAATGTAATTCAAAATATCCTTATAGTCAGTACCCAATATTCACCTCCCTGCAGCCATCAATTCCAGTCTCTGCACATCTAACATGGTGATGTCACAGGCAGCAAGCGTGTATTTGGCATAAATGTAATTCCTGTGAATCACAGAGGTTAGCTGCCAACAGCAGTTACTTCAGGCAAAAGCAAACCACAAACCCATTTagactgtttagttttgttgcaTCAGGCAACATCTTGGCATTCTACATTCTTtagtttttatataaatatttactttttatgttaataaataaagttgATCGTATTTATGAGGAAAAgaagaactgcaaatatgtAATGATTTACCATgtaatgattttgttttgtttttctttgtgtctgtgtttttcctTCTTCCAATGTTGTTTTCAGGCTGTGAAGTTTGAACCGTA
Coding sequences within it:
- the pik3cg gene encoding phosphatidylinositol 4,5-bisphosphate 3-kinase catalytic subunit gamma isoform; the encoded protein is MEHHEDDKQPVVFREENKRRRRKMKAFTSNALVAMDQIAIEFILPTSNKCNKVPESLILDIAGNCTVDQVKTQVWMKAVSANLCPEFYQTYTPDQCILLYQKKGHWYEIYDKHQVFQTLDCIRYWRALKKDLGRIHLASRPQPTEESKQYQNYLNYLIGYDVTDVSNVHDDELEFTRRKLLTPRIIELTDRDPNLYSMDPWITSKPLPEYLLSKISNNHILVVIHRHSASQTIKVSIDDTPQQILQTFFTKIAKKRALLGIPEEVSEVDFVLRVCGREEYIFGNHAIKNFYWVRQCLKNSEEIHLVLESAPNPDQDVVQLEDWSLVDDRTGVAGSHEQLTIDEKDHEKVFTISMWDCNRKFRVKVLGIDIPALPRNSELIVFVEATIFHGQQLLAQERTSSKPFTEEVLWNAWLEFNIKIKDLPKGARLSLQVYCGKAQTQTAKTSYQESVNHDSKCKNRLLYYVNLMLVDHRSLLRQGEYILHMWKMPEKSEDHSSVNADKLTSATNPDKDNSLAIAILLDKYCYPIALPKSRDSVEVEGERGKREMPNHLRKQFEQIVRTDPLHPLSPEDKELLWHFKQECMRFPKAYPKFLSSVKWGKHEAVLATHQLLEKSDTWDRSALDVGLAMQLLDCNFSDANVRTMAVRKLETLGDDDVLRYLLQLVQAVKFEPYHDSALARFLLKRALRSKRIGHFLFWFLRSEIAQSMHYQQRYAVILEAYLRGCGESMLQDFKKQVEITEALQKVTKEIKTMSADKYDVSVQVVFQLRQKLENLQSSGLPESFKVPYDPGLRAGALVIEQCKVMASKKKPLWLQFKRADPTTLSSDSIGIIFKDGDDLRQDMLILQILLIMESIWEAESLDLSLLPYGCISTGNKIGMIEIVKDATTIANIQQSTVGNTGAFKDEVLNQWLRDRCLEDKFQVAVERFVYSCAGYCVATYVLGIGDRHNDNIMITESGNLFHIDFGHILGNYKSFLGINKERVPFVLTPDFLYVMGTSGKKTSPHFQKFQEICVKAYLALRHHTNLLIILFSMMLMTGMPQLTSKEDIEYIREALTVGKTDEEAQKHFLDQIEICRDKGWTVQFNWFLHLVLGIKQGVEKRSA